The genomic interval GCGATACCCCATGTCACTCATTAGCAAGTAAATATAATGCTGATTTATACAGAAAGTGCAATAATTCAACTCAAAATACGCTAGAACCTGCTGAACAGATCACATTTCAGCTAAAATTCGACTATTTTCAGTAAAGTTATTTGCAATGTTTATGTGTAAATCCGAAAAACTTCTGTTTTGAGTGTAAATATAGGATTGATTTATGTGCTAAAAATGGcgcgtttatttatttgtattgtgCATGTATCTAGTTTTCAACACCTTGTCcacatttttttggcaatgcTTCGCTTATTCATCATTGTTACCTAACAATTGCCATGTGTTAGCAACAATTAAATGCTTGCAGAAGatactttatttataaattccaTCGCGAAATTCGACGCTTTAAATCTGCAAACATGATTTCATGCACTTGGTCCCAATTGACCCAGTTTTAATGTGATTTAAGTCCTCAGGGAGTCCAGTTCCTCATTCATCTGTTCTACACAGTGAAGGttctgaaaatatatttttaaaatttttataattcatGTATAACCTCCAAAGAACCCTGCATTTAAGAACTTATACGAAAAAAATCATGAAGTTAATTAGGCAATTTAATAGCTATGTTCCTAATTAGTTCTTAAATGACTGctattttctcgcagtgcaggAAGGGGGGAAGTGGTAGGGGCGTTTAATTACACGCTTACACGCAATTTCCGCTGCGAATGCCGCTGGCGGAAATTTACTTGAGGGCGGGCCCGAGACTTCTGTTTGCCAGCTTGTTAATCTCGAAATATTTTACTTACTGGGGTAATTTCACTCGATTTTACCTGGCTACCTGGCTGACCTTAGGCTAGGTacaattttgtattatttaacaaataaGATTCTCAATTAAATTCTGTGCAAATTTACAATCAGCAAACATGCAAACAGctgggggaaatggggaaactCTACTGCGTAACTTGTAAAAGGTCAGGTTTAAAGATGGCTTATGGAATTCCAGACACGAATAAAGAATATGAAGTATAAAATAgtacatgtatatataatgTGGAActctaaattaaattaaaatggtatattaatattatgatttatttgctaaacataaacaaaatctAACACTTTCCTACATTGTTACAGACCACCATGTGCACTTCGACACGAACACGGTGAAGGATGACTTCGAATCGGACAGCTGTGTGACATATCAAAGGTCGGGCGACACGATTGTGGTGAGCCTGGGCTTTCTGCAGATCAGACATCGCTACCTGATCGAACTGAAGCTGCCAACATCGCTGTTCGGCGATGCCAAGACGCTGGCCAGCAAGTTTGAGCCGGTGATCAGCGCCACACCGAGTTTGCACTGCAGGATCACCGAGTTCGAGGGCACCAAGCACGACGAACACGACTTTTTCGAGATGAAAATCGAGTTCTTTGCCTACAAGGAGAAGCTGCTGCGCGAGGTCCTTCACATCGTCAGCTCATCCAATGCCAAGGAGCTGCTCCAGCTGGTGATCGCCGCCCGGGTGTTGGGCAAGGGCAAGGGAACACCAATGCTGCGGACGGGAATCCATTGCATCGGCGTCGAGAAGGATGACGATGAGTCGGAGGCCTCCGATTTCGCTGGCTTTGACAGCAAGCCCTAAGCTGGAGTCCCAATTCACGCCTTGCCGGAACTTGTTTTCTTAGTTAATTGCAAATACTTGCATAGGTTTTAAGTGAAGAAGGAGAGAATGATATGTAACATTAGTTATTACCTACACAGTTATTGTGTACGTAGAACTCATTGAGCATTTACATTTAgatttcggtttcagttttgCTTCTTGTACTTAACATTTGTAAAATAACCGTGTCCGTTTGAGTTGCACGTGAGTGGGCGAACTGCCAATAATACTTGACATTTTGATTGATACTCAAGACCGTGTTATGCCCAAAATTCTTGATTTCGCCAGTaagtttaaaatgttaaacagTTTGTGGTCAAGTGAGTTTTGTCATGTATTAAAGCAAtctaaatcattttaaagtCAATTTCATGACCCTTTGAACAATGGACAGTTTTAGTAGCCAATTAAGTTTCGgcttaaaagttttttaaaattttaaatatcgctgtacatacataaaatcgtatttatttatattccaTAAAAGTGCACCATATACAAACTATTGTCACAAAAATATCtgtttgaaatatatcctCAGAACTACACAGAGACCAAACTATGGACCTTTTTCAAATGTGTATAGAAATGTAACGCAATCCGGGCAATTAACTAACCCTACAGTATGCGAAACCAGATGCAATTTATTGTGTGACCAAATCGAAGTGCTCGTAACGTAAAAATTATAATCTTTACCGAAGCAAGATATTAAGATATTAAATCTTTTTGACCATAATTAGCCCAGATTTATAGTTAGCGAGGGCGTTTTTGATAATCTATTCATGTTGATAACATTTTGCACTGTCGAATGTATAAAAGGCACCGTAACCAATTAACTAGattttgtaaattgtaatCTTTAAAAATCTGTTCAAGGATAACCAATTTATTAGCATATGTATTGGATCCCATTATCATAAAAAAGAATACTATTTAAGTTTATGAATTAAGCAACTAACGAGCTGCTTAAAATGCCGTAAATAAAATTCGTTAAAAGACCCAgatataattacaattttttgcttttccgtGAAACACTAAAAGGATtctaaacaattaaaaacaattgagTTTGTTTTGATCGAAGTTACAAAAATGATGGACCCAACTTAAAATTCATTTCTAAGGCTTGGAAACTAACTTAAATCTTacaaaaagtaattattttaaaatttaaacgtataaaaaattttatttaataataacaagatttcaaatttattgtttcatttgttttaacCAGTATATCTATCAACAAGAACAAATAGTTTTTAAGATTggtgaaaagttttttttcagGAGAAAAGGTTTTGGTGCTGGCTTAAGTTTGAGATAGCTAGGAATGGTTCTTGTCTTTGATTTGGCCAGCTTAAAGTGacatattcaaattaaagaTTGGCAAAAAGGAATGCCTTTGAATCCATCAGCTAGTTTTGGTTGTAATTAACATTCATTATTTAATCAAACATATAAAACTTGATAATCCTTTCAATATCACTAATTTCATTAAAGTTGAATAGTCAGTTTAAGATTTgattatacaaatataagcAATAGCAGCTTAGAGAGCCCTGTTCCTACTCCCATGAGCACTGACGTCACAATTGACCCTCACTTTGCGCACCTCCCAACACTGCCATCGCGCTGTCGGCAAATATGGCGCCCGCTAGCAGTTGTTGTGCTGTCGTGTGGTACGTGTGGCTGGTCCAGAAAATTCTCGTTCGCTTCGAATGGGGCTATTATTTAACTCAAATTCGGAACGAAAATATGCAGAAAATGTGACGCGAACAAAGCTGTGatgaaaaaacataaaaagtgTTAGGGAAATCAGGTTTTTAATGGCTAAATAACGTTTTTCTCGATGCCCAGCCAGATTTTCTacgcttgtgtgtgtgtgtgcgtgtgtttaaGGGTACCAAATTTGCAGCCCGAAAAAAAGTTGAGGaagaaaattcatttttttttaccaactTGGCACTTGGGTGgctgtgcatgtgtgtgtagTCGGCGGGCTTGCTAAATTTACGCAAAAAACCACAACAATAATGTGTAAAAATAGTTTACGATTGCAAttgcgtgtgcgtgtgtatgggcgtgcatgtgtgtgtgcgtagtAGGTTGAGTCAGTGTGTGTGCAATTTTTTCCGGCAGGCAAAAATCTCTCCATTTGCAACACTGAAAAATCGATAAAACTGCAGCAAGACTTTTTCGGTGTAGATTTCActagccaaaaataaaaaaatataataaaagctgcaaaaatatGTCCTAATCGTTTCcacttttctctttttctcaCTCAACAGCTTTTGTAACTAAAACTCCGTTTTGACATCACTTTCATCATAATctgaacaaaaataataataatataaaaatacaacaacaaatatgatataaaaataaaaaaaccatCGAAAACGaatcaaaaaataatacatacaaatataaatcgcaaataattgaaagttaCAGcagaaatacataaaaaaaatctaCAACAACATAGCTCAAAAGGAAAAACtcaaagaaaaaactttttaagttttttggactcttctttgtttttgtttcgtttgctttgcaaagaaaaacatacaaaacagaaaaaaaacgagaatTTTTACGCCGCCCGTCGGTGTGAGCGagacagacagagacagagagagggAGATAAAGCGACtgcgcaaataaaaaaaagaaaacaaaacaacaaacaacataaaaaacaaGCCAAGCTTGAAACGAAGactttcaaataaaacaacaacaaaaccaacaacaaaccaaacaaattgaaacgCTGTGAAATTAACTCGTCAATACTCAAAAGCaccaacaaataaataataaaaagaaaagccaaaacaaaataaaaggcaaCCCACGAAGGAGCAAGTAAAGCGGAGTTTAACAAGAAAACGGCAAaagcactgaaaacaaaaaaaaacaacggGAAACAAAACTAACGTGAAATAAAAGGCAACGGCGCTGCGGCGTTCGGACTCTCgaataaagcaaaaaacaatTCAAGTAAAACCGCAAAAAATACACTTGGAAAAACGCTAAATAAATCCCAAAATTCCTCATTATTTTTCCTGAAaagctttaatttaattacgaattttttgttgttaagtCAGagtgaattcaatttgctaattaattttaagctacaaaagcagcaacaacaacaacaaacaaacaacaaccaacaaacaactgaattaatgttttaaagtacaaaataaCCGGGAGTaaatcaacaacaaataatttaaacatattaaaaacgatttaatttaaaacgcAACATCAATCTAAATTATTTAActaaacataaaaaaacacTGCTAGAATTTAAGTCTATAACTGATAAAGGCCCAAAAGGGCGAAAAAGAAGTGAGAGACAGAGCGATAAACGGAGGAAGAAGCAAGGAGAGCTGAATAAAACCGATTAAGCAACAATTGTGCCGCAAAAAAGtgtgaataaaaaaatatatactaaaaAAATAACGGTaacaataaagaaaa from Drosophila yakuba strain Tai18E2 chromosome 3L, Prin_Dyak_Tai18E2_2.1, whole genome shotgun sequence carries:
- the LOC6532713 gene encoding UPF0687 protein C20orf27 homolog, yielding MCDESIENVEHQDHHVHFDTNTVKDDFESDSCVTYQRSGDTIVVSLGFLQIRHRYLIELKLPTSLFGDAKTLASKFEPVISATPSLHCRITEFEGTKHDEHDFFEMKIEFFAYKEKLLREVLHIVSSSNAKELLQLVIAARVLGKGKGTPMLRTGIHCIGVEKDDDESEASDFAGFDSKP